One part of the Acidimicrobiales bacterium genome encodes these proteins:
- a CDS encoding TetR/AcrR family transcriptional regulator — protein MTTERSYHHGDLRRALLDAALEVVGEVGPAGLRLREVARRAGVSHAAPAHHFGDLAGLLTALAAEGHRKLADALADVMASTGSFLEVGVAYVGFATSHPAHFQVMFRPDLVHASDPELKAALAAEAALLYPPAADVAGEGQRGVDAAVAAWSLVHGLATLWLAGVLPCQEGEDPEDLARRAASFLFGPP, from the coding sequence GTGACCACGGAGCGCTCCTATCACCACGGCGACCTCCGCCGGGCGCTGCTCGACGCCGCCCTCGAGGTGGTGGGCGAGGTGGGCCCCGCCGGACTCCGGCTGCGGGAGGTGGCGCGCCGGGCGGGGGTGAGCCACGCCGCGCCCGCCCACCACTTCGGCGACTTGGCCGGTCTCCTCACCGCCCTTGCCGCCGAGGGGCACCGGAAGCTTGCGGACGCGCTCGCCGACGTCATGGCCAGCACCGGTTCGTTCCTCGAGGTCGGCGTGGCCTACGTGGGCTTCGCCACGAGCCACCCGGCCCACTTCCAGGTGATGTTCCGCCCCGACCTCGTCCACGCCTCCGACCCGGAGCTGAAGGCGGCCCTGGCAGCGGAGGCAGCGCTGCTCTACCCCCCGGCGGCCGACGTGGCCGGTGAAGGCCAGCGCGGCGTCGACGCCGCGGTCGCCGCCTGGTCCCTCGTCCACGGGCTGGCCACCCTGTGGCTGGCAGGGGTCCTGCCCTGCCAGGAGGGCGAGGACCCCGAAGACCTCGCTCGCCGCGCCGCGTCGTTCCTCTTCGGGCCGCCGTGA